GGAACACCACGCGGCCGGCGACACCCGCCGCCGCGGCGCAGGCACGCAGGCGCGGCAGCTCCGGCCCGTCGCCGACCAGGTGGAGCTCCCACCCGGCGCGGGCCCGCACCGCGCGTGCGAACGCCGTGATGAGCCGGTCGAACCGCTTGCCGGGGACGAGCCTGCCGACCCCGAGCACCCGGCGCGTGTCCAGGTACGACGCCGAGTCGGGCCAGGCGCGCAGCGGCGCCGGCAGGTCCACGGCGTTCGGCAGCAGCGCCTCCTCGGCGAACCGCCACGCGTCGTCCGCGCTCGGGAACACGGCCCGGTCGAGACCGCCGTAGTGCCGCCGCACGTCCGCGAGGTCCCCGCCGTCCCTGGCCTGCGCGAACGACCCGTGGTACTGGCCGACGACCCGCGTGCCGTCCGGCGCCTTCCCCGCCAGCAGGCCGGCGACGCGGGGACACGTCAGCACCACGACCCCGCCGGCGGCCGCGCGCAGTGCTTGTTCCCCCCACCGGCGCGCCACGCCGCGCCACGGGACGCGCCATCGCGGCACCCGCCGTCCGTACAGCGGACGCTCCACGTACCGGAACGGCGTCGCGGTGCGCCGCAGCCCCGCGATCCCCACGGTGTGACCCCGGACCGCGAGCCCCTGCGCGAGTGTGTGCGTCACCTGCTGGATCCCGCCGAGCGCGTCGGCGTCCAGGCAGACGAACACGACCGTCATCGGCGGGGGTGGAAGAACGCGGCGACAACGCGGCGCGCGGCGTCACCTGTCTCGTCGGCGCAGTACAGCGCACGGAAGTCGGCGTACCTGGCGGCGTGCCGTTCCGTCACCTCGTCGAGGTCGGCCAGTGCCGTGACGAGTTCCTTCGGCGTCGTCAGCACGGGCCCCGGCAGGGGGTCGCACCGGTCGCCGGCCGGTCCGCCGGGGGAGTAGATCAGGATGGGCCGGCCGGTGCAGGCGTAGTCGCGCACCAGCGGCATGTGGTCTCCCGCCAGCGCGTCCGAGGCGAGGATCAGGTCGTTGACCTCGGGTCCCGCGGTGCGCACGAGGGGCCGCACGCGGCGGGGGATCCGGTACCGGCCCTCGGCGTGGACCACGATCACCCACTGACCGGCGAGCGTCTCGGCGACGACCTCCAGGCCGTCGCCTGCCGTCGTCCCCGGATGTGGCGCGTACAGCAGGACGCGCCGGTCAGGGGGGATCTCCAGGGCCGCACGCACCCGGTGCGCCGCGCCGGGGTCGCCGGTGACGAGCACGTCGCACTTGGGGGAGCCGAACGGCAGCACCGTGCCGGTGAACTCGGTGGCCGGCACGAAGACCCGCGTGAACTCCGGCCCGGGGGACACCAGCGCGTCCCACCGAGCCACCGCGGCCCTGCGCTCGGCCGCGTCACCCCCGGGTCCGGCCTCGGGGAACCCGTCCCAGGTCTGCAGGTACCGTGTGCGCGCCGGCTTGGGGAACCCGGCAGGCAGGCCCCGGTCGTCCACCCAGTACCCGGCCCTGGCGAGCAGCCACACGTACCGCCAGCTCATGCGCCGCACCAGCGGCACGTCGGCGGGGAAGCCGGACGGGTCGCCGCGCACCGACCAGCACACCCGCAACGGCAGGCCGCGCCGGCGGATCTCCTCGTGGACGTACCTCGGGTTGCCGGTGTACGCGGCGCCACCGGCCGACTCGAACAGCGCGAGACCGGGCCTGGGCCGCACCACGCGGATCAGCCGCCGGTACACCCACTCCTTGACGCGCGCGCCGGTCAGCACCCGCCGCGGCCTGGTACGCGGCCGGGCCACCCCCGCGCCGCGCCACCGCACCCGCAGGAAGGCGCTGTCCCCGACGGGCCCCACGGTCACCTGGTGGCCCCCCGTGGTGAGCACGAGCGGGGGAGTGGCGGGGTCGACGAGCAGCCGGTCGCTGGTGTGGTGACCGTCGGCCCGGGTGAACCGGATGAGCGCGTCGGTGCGTCCGCCGCGTCCCGGCGGCGTCCCCGCGAGGTCGATCTCGGCCCGCACCAGGTACCCGCCGTCCGGCTGCCTGCGGGGTGCCAGCCGGACCCGTGTCCCCCGCACCACCAGGTCGGCCACGGTCCGGCCGCGCCGCAGCACCGCGAACGGGTCGTACGTCCTGATCGTCAGGGACACGACCGTCCCCGACGCGGTGATCTCGGTGACCTCGTGCCGGATCCGGGACGCCGAGAACGGCAGCTCGGCCAGCCCGAGCCCCGTGATGTCCAGCCCCGGATGGGCCCGGGTCCCCCAGTAGGTGCGGCCGTCCACCCGCAGCGCGTGCCGCGGGGCCGCGCGCGGCGTGGTCAGCGACCGCGCCGCGACCACCAGGTCCGCCACGCGGCCGGCCCGCGCGAGGTGGCAGCACACCGCGACCATGGGGTCCACCGTGGCCTCGACGCCGGGCTCCAGCTCCGAAAGGTACGGCCGCAGCGCCGCCGCGAACTCCTTGACCCACACGGCGTCGCGCCGTGGCAGCCCGTCCAGGTGGCCCCGCAGGTCGTGCACGAGGAACCGCCGCTGCCGCGCCGCCACCAGGTCCGGTGCACCGCCGTCGCGCAGCCGCGCGTCCGCCGTCCGCGCCGCGCGCACCCGCCGTCGTACGTCGTCGAGGTCGCCGTCCCCGGTCCGCGGCGGCGCCAGGTGCACCGGCCACGGCACCACCGCGAACCGCCGCGCGTCCCGGAACACCTGCGCGGTGAACACGACGTCCTCCTCGTGGACGTCCTCGGGGAACCGCACCCCGTGTTCGCGCAGGAACCCGGTCCGGTACAGCTTGTTGGTCACCGCCGCGTCCAGGAACATCCGCGGCTCGTCCCTGACCCCGGCGACGACCCGTCGCGGCGCGTAGAACCCGGCACGCGGCCCCGCCGCCGTCCCCCGCGGCCACGTGACCGCTCCGGTCGCGAAGTCACCGCCGGTGCGCTCCACCTCGGCGAGCAGGCTGCCGCAGGCGTGCCGTGTCAGCACCACCCCGTCGTCCAGCACCATCACGAACGGCGCACGGACCGCGTCCAGCCCCTCGTTGCGCGCCGCTCCGCGTCCCCCCGCCTCCTGTCCCGCCACGTACCGCATCCGCTGGTCGCCGCCGGCGGCCCCACCGGCGGACCCGACGACGACCAGCTCGACGTTCCCCAGCGACTGGCCGAGCACCGACGCCACAACCCGGGGATCGGGGTCGCCACAGGCGAGCACAACGCTGACATCCGGCCGCATACCGCCCCCCGAGTCGCCGTCCAGGCTGACTCGGGTATTCCCGTGCCGCTCGCCGTGTCGCCGCAACCAGGGGAGTGCTGACCCCCCCTTGCCGGACTTTTGCGTATATCGCCGGATCTACCGCCGGGTCAACAGGCGGCGCAGGAACCAGATCAGCAGGACCGCCGCGGTCACGGCCCCGACGGCCGGCGCGAGACGCTTGAGCAGCGGCACACCGGCGATCCGCAGCAGGTCGAGGGCCTCCTCCTCTGCGGACAGGCTGGTGCGCGCCGTGCCGGCCGGGTGCGCGTCGCGAGCGCTGATCTCCTCACGCTGCGCCGGGTCGGGGACGGCGGACAGATGACGCACGGCGGAGCCGTTCCCGGCGGGGACCGGCGGCAACGACTGCGCGGGCTCACTCAAGGGGGTCGCGAGAGGCTCCGCGGGCTCGCTCACCGGTGCCGGGACGGGCCGCGCCGGTGCCGCCTCGGGCTCGCTCAGCGGAGTCGTGACGGACTCCGCCGAGGCCACGGACTCGGCGAGCTCGCCGAGCGGGGCCGGCTCGTTGAAGGGGGTCGTGCCGGGCCCGGCGCTCGCGCCTTCGGCGATCTCGGCGTCGGTCGGGGGCTGGTGCGCCTCACGCAGCAGGGCCGCGAGGTTGGCGGCGAAGCGGTCGATGAGCTTGGCGCCGACCTCGGCCATCACGCCGCGGCCGAACTGCGCGGGCCGGCCGGTGACGTTGAAGGACGTGCGGACGCTCACCTTGGTCCAGCCGCCTTCACCGGACAGGGCCGCCTCGACGTCCGCCGCGGCCGTGCCGGTGCCGCGCGCCTCCTTGCCCGAGGCGCTGATGCCGATCGTGTGGCCGTCCTTGTCGACGGACGTGAACGACGCCTGGCCCCGGTAGGTCACCGTGATCGGCCCGACCTTGACCTTGAGCCGGCCGGTGAACGCCTCCCCCTCCACGGTGTCGAGCGTCGCTCCTGGCAGGCACGGCGCCACCCGCTCCACGTCAAGGAGCACGGCCCACGCCTGCTCGACGGGTACGGGGACCGTGAAGTCATGCTCGAACCGCATCGCCATCAGATTCTCGGCAGGCGCGCCACCCTGGGGGGAGGCGGAGAGTGCCTACCTTCCTCCTTTCACCAGTTCGTCCGCACGACCAGCCGTATGCCGCGATACTCCGATACCGCACTACCCAATAACCGAAATCGCTATTGCGAAGTATTGGCCGACCTGCGGATCCTCACCACACCCTACGGCGCGTCACCGCTCCCGCGCGGGCCGGTGGCGCAGGTCCACCGGCCCGTCACGGACATCACCCCTGGACGGCCAGCGCCGCCGCCGACAGCGCGCGGCGGGTCAGCACCCTGGCGAGGTGGCTTCGGTAGCCGGGGGAGGCGTGCAGGTCGGACGGCGGTGAGGTGCCGTCGGCCGCGAGACCGGCCGCGTCGCGCAGGCCGGAGCCGTCCGGCCCGGCCCCGGGTACGGCCGCCTCGACGGCGGTGGCGCGGACCGGGACGGAGCCCATGTTGGTCAGGCCCACGCGGGCCTGCTCGACGCGCCGTTCGCCGCCGGAACCCGAGACGCGGACCGCGGCGGCGACGCCGACGATGGCCCAGGCCTGCGCCGTACGGTGGAACTTCTCGTAGTGGTACCCCCAGCCGGGGCCGAGCTTCGGCACGCGCACCGCGGTCAGGATCTCGCCGGGTTCCATGGCGGTCTCCAGGTAGTCGGCGAAGAAGTCGCCTGCCGCGACCACCCGCTCGCCGGACGCCGAGCGCAGCACCAGCTCCATGTCCAGGGCCACCGCCACGGCCGGCAGGTCACCGGCCGGGTCGGCGTGCGCCAGGGAGCCGCCGAACGTGCCGCGGTGCCGCACCGCCGGGTCGGCGACGGTCGCCGTGGCGAGCGCGACCAGCGGACACTCGGCGTTGACGATCGCCGAGCGCACCACCTCGTCGTGCGTGGTCCCGGCGCCGATGAGCACGTGGCCGTCCTCGTCCCTGATGCCGCGCAGCTCGCCGAGGCGGCCGACGTCCACCAGGACCGAGGGGTACGACAGCCGCAGCCGCAGCAGCGGAAGCAGCGACTGGCCGCCGGACAGGACCTTGGCCTCGTCCCCGGCCCCGGCGAGCACGCCGAGCGCATCCTCCAGGGTCGCGGGCCGTACGTAGTCGAACGTCGCCGGGATCACGCGGCACCTCCGTCGATCGCGCGCCACACCCGTTCGGGGGTGCAGGGCATCGGCACGTCGTGCACCCCGTACGGCCGCAGCGCGTCCACGATGGCGTTGACCACCGCGGGGGTCGAGGCGATCGTGCCGGCCTCGCCGACGCCTTTGACGCCGAGCGGGTTGGTCGTGGCCGGCGTCTCGGTGCGGTCGGTGACGAAGGACGGCAGGTCGGCGGCCGACGGCAGCAGGTAGTCGGCCATGGTCGTGGTGAGCAGGTTGCCTTCGGAGTCGTACACGGCCTCCTCGAACAGCGCCTGCGCGATGCCCTGCGCCAGCCCGCCGTGCACCTGGCCCTCCACGATCATCGGGTTGACGACCTTGCCGACGTCGTCCACCGCGACGTACGACCGGATCGTGACGGCCCCGGTCTCGGTGTCCACCTCGGTGGCGCACAGGTGTGTGCCGTGCGGGAACGAGAAGTTGTCCGGGTCGAACGTCACCGAGGAGTCCAGACTCGGCTCCACGCCGTCCGGCAGGTCGTGCGCCGCGAACGTCGCCAGCGCGACCTCCTGGATCGTCTTGCCGGCGTCGGTGCCGCGCACCCGGAACGTGCCGCCGTCGAACTCGACGTCTTCGGGTGACGCCTCCAGCATGTGCGCCGCGATCCGCCTGGCCTTGTCCTTCACCTTGTCGCAGGCCCGCAGCACCGCCACACCGCCGACCACCAGCGAGCGCGAGCCGTAGGTGTCCATGCCCTTGTGGGACACCGACGTGTCGCCGTGCACCACCGAGACGTCCTCGAACGGCACGCCGAGCGCGTCGGCGACGATCTGGCTCCACGCCGTCTCATGGCCCTGGCCGTGCGGGCTGGACCCGGTGACCACCTCGACCTTGCCGGTCGGCAACATGCGCACGTCCGCGTGCTCCCAGCCGCCGGCGCCGTAGCTCAGCGAGCCGAGCACCCGGCTCGGCGCGAGGCCGCACATCTCGGTGAACGTCGACACCCCGATGCCGAGCCGCACGGGGTCGCCGCGTTCGGCGCGCTCGGCCTGCTCGGCGCGCAGCTTGTCGTACCCGAACAGCGCGAGCGCCTTGTCGGTGGCCGCCTCGTAGTTCCCCGAGTCGTACGTCAGGCCCGCGATGGTGGCGTAGGGGAACTCCTCGTGCCTGATCCAGTTGCGCCGCCGCACCTCGATCGGGTCGAGGCCGACCTCGTGCGCCAACTCGTCCATCACGCGCTCGATGGCGTACGTCGCCTCGGGCCGTCCCGCGCCACGGTAGGCGTCGGTCGGCATCTTGGTGGTGAACACGCCGGTGCACGTGAAGTCGTAGGCGTCCATCTTGTAGATGCCGTTGTACATGAACGCGCCGAGCAGCGGCACACCCGGCGTGACCAGCATCAGGTACGCACCCATGTCGGCCAGCAGGTCGACCTTCAGGCCCCGGATGCGTCCGTCCTGGTCGGCGGCGAGCGAGATGCGCTGGAGCTGGTCGCGGCCGTGGTGTACGGTCAGGTTGCCTTCCGAGCGCGACTCGGTCCACTTGACCGGCTTGCCGAGCCGGCGCGTGAGCAGCAGCGCGATCACCTCCTCGGCGGTCACCTGGAGCTTGGACCCGAAGCCGCCGCCGACGTCCGGCGCGATCACCCGCAGCTTGTGCTCGGGGATGCCGGTGACCTGCGCCAGCATGATCCGCAGGATGTGCGGGATCTGCGTCGCCGAGTACAGCGTGAACGAGTCGCCGTCGGTCTGCGCGACCACCGCGCGCGGCTCCATCGCCGAGGGGATGAGCCGCTGCTGCACGTACGTGCGCTCGACCACCACCGGCGCGTCCCGGAACGCCGCGTCGGCGTCCCCGGCGGCGAACTTCCACACGAACGACCGGTTGCCGTGCTCGTGCACCT
The window above is part of the Sphaerisporangium rubeum genome. Proteins encoded here:
- a CDS encoding FAD binding domain-containing protein codes for the protein MIPATFDYVRPATLEDALGVLAGAGDEAKVLSGGQSLLPLLRLRLSYPSVLVDVGRLGELRGIRDEDGHVLIGAGTTHDEVVRSAIVNAECPLVALATATVADPAVRHRGTFGGSLAHADPAGDLPAVAVALDMELVLRSASGERVVAAGDFFADYLETAMEPGEILTAVRVPKLGPGWGYHYEKFHRTAQAWAIVGVAAAVRVSGSGGERRVEQARVGLTNMGSVPVRATAVEAAVPGAGPDGSGLRDAAGLAADGTSPPSDLHASPGYRSHLARVLTRRALSAAALAVQG
- a CDS encoding bifunctional glycosyltransferase/CDP-glycerol:glycerophosphate glycerophosphotransferase, which translates into the protein MRPDVSVVLACGDPDPRVVASVLGQSLGNVELVVVGSAGGAAGGDQRMRYVAGQEAGGRGAARNEGLDAVRAPFVMVLDDGVVLTRHACGSLLAEVERTGGDFATGAVTWPRGTAAGPRAGFYAPRRVVAGVRDEPRMFLDAAVTNKLYRTGFLREHGVRFPEDVHEEDVVFTAQVFRDARRFAVVPWPVHLAPPRTGDGDLDDVRRRVRAARTADARLRDGGAPDLVAARQRRFLVHDLRGHLDGLPRRDAVWVKEFAAALRPYLSELEPGVEATVDPMVAVCCHLARAGRVADLVVAARSLTTPRAAPRHALRVDGRTYWGTRAHPGLDITGLGLAELPFSASRIRHEVTEITASGTVVSLTIRTYDPFAVLRRGRTVADLVVRGTRVRLAPRRQPDGGYLVRAEIDLAGTPPGRGGRTDALIRFTRADGHHTSDRLLVDPATPPLVLTTGGHQVTVGPVGDSAFLRVRWRGAGVARPRTRPRRVLTGARVKEWVYRRLIRVVRPRPGLALFESAGGAAYTGNPRYVHEEIRRRGLPLRVCWSVRGDPSGFPADVPLVRRMSWRYVWLLARAGYWVDDRGLPAGFPKPARTRYLQTWDGFPEAGPGGDAAERRAAVARWDALVSPGPEFTRVFVPATEFTGTVLPFGSPKCDVLVTGDPGAAHRVRAALEIPPDRRVLLYAPHPGTTAGDGLEVVAETLAGQWVIVVHAEGRYRIPRRVRPLVRTAGPEVNDLILASDALAGDHMPLVRDYACTGRPILIYSPGGPAGDRCDPLPGPVLTTPKELVTALADLDEVTERHAARYADFRALYCADETGDAARRVVAAFFHPRR
- a CDS encoding SRPBCC family protein; its protein translation is MRFEHDFTVPVPVEQAWAVLLDVERVAPCLPGATLDTVEGEAFTGRLKVKVGPITVTYRGQASFTSVDKDGHTIGISASGKEARGTGTAAADVEAALSGEGGWTKVSVRTSFNVTGRPAQFGRGVMAEVGAKLIDRFAANLAALLREAHQPPTDAEIAEGASAGPGTTPFNEPAPLGELAESVASAESVTTPLSEPEAAPARPVPAPVSEPAEPLATPLSEPAQSLPPVPAGNGSAVRHLSAVPDPAQREEISARDAHPAGTARTSLSAEEEALDLLRIAGVPLLKRLAPAVGAVTAAVLLIWFLRRLLTRR
- a CDS encoding xanthine dehydrogenase family protein molybdopterin-binding subunit, whose translation is MLSEPAPGRTEVGAARRRKEDARLVTGRSRWTDNIQLPGMLYVAFLRSPMAHARVTRVDVSGARGLPGVVAAFSGKDLAEEQGSLPCAWPVTEDIVIPDHPPMAVDEVRYAGEAVACVVATDRYRAADALEAIEVDYDPLPPVLDMTEALTEGSPKVHEHGNRSFVWKFAAGDADAAFRDAPVVVERTYVQQRLIPSAMEPRAVVAQTDGDSFTLYSATQIPHILRIMLAQVTGIPEHKLRVIAPDVGGGFGSKLQVTAEEVIALLLTRRLGKPVKWTESRSEGNLTVHHGRDQLQRISLAADQDGRIRGLKVDLLADMGAYLMLVTPGVPLLGAFMYNGIYKMDAYDFTCTGVFTTKMPTDAYRGAGRPEATYAIERVMDELAHEVGLDPIEVRRRNWIRHEEFPYATIAGLTYDSGNYEAATDKALALFGYDKLRAEQAERAERGDPVRLGIGVSTFTEMCGLAPSRVLGSLSYGAGGWEHADVRMLPTGKVEVVTGSSPHGQGHETAWSQIVADALGVPFEDVSVVHGDTSVSHKGMDTYGSRSLVVGGVAVLRACDKVKDKARRIAAHMLEASPEDVEFDGGTFRVRGTDAGKTIQEVALATFAAHDLPDGVEPSLDSSVTFDPDNFSFPHGTHLCATEVDTETGAVTIRSYVAVDDVGKVVNPMIVEGQVHGGLAQGIAQALFEEAVYDSEGNLLTTTMADYLLPSAADLPSFVTDRTETPATTNPLGVKGVGEAGTIASTPAVVNAIVDALRPYGVHDVPMPCTPERVWRAIDGGAA
- a CDS encoding glycosyltransferase; protein product: MTVVFVCLDADALGGIQQVTHTLAQGLAVRGHTVGIAGLRRTATPFRYVERPLYGRRVPRWRVPWRGVARRWGEQALRAAAGGVVVLTCPRVAGLLAGKAPDGTRVVGQYHGSFAQARDGGDLADVRRHYGGLDRAVFPSADDAWRFAEEALLPNAVDLPAPLRAWPDSASYLDTRRVLGVGRLVPGKRFDRLITAFARAVRARAGWELHLVGDGPELPRLRACAAAAGVAGRVVFRGRVGAAELGGEFRNAAVLGLTSEHEGMPPVVAEAAAHGMPAVAFDVSGGVRSLVLDGTTGVLVPHADLDAFTGALAALMADPARRRRLGAAARAHAAAFRLDPVLDRWEDLFAAVRR